The genomic region GCACTTGCTTGCCACGTCGTAGCTGAAAGCGAAGACGGGTCATCGCGCTTGTCCGCCGTAGCCTTTGGCGAAGGAGGAAACCGTCACCCATGTGAAGCGATCCCGCTCTTTATAAAAAGAGACTAAAGCTTTAACGCAGAGTTTCGCAGAGCGACCGATCATGGTCGCACCGCAGAGGGCCGCAGCTTGTCATGGCGCAGTCACGCAAGTCGCATGACGAAGACGGAAGGAAAACGTTAAATCAGGGGGGAAGACACGAAATTCAGTGCAAAAGTGCACCCGCACCTATGGTGAGGCTTTCGTGCATGAATATTATGCACTACTGCACTTGCCGTTCTTCCACCTTCCACCTTCCTCCTTCACTATTCGTTATTTTCTTCCTCCTTCCTTTCTTTGATAAACCGTTCCCCTCCATTTCACCCCCCCATGGACATAGTAGAGAACCAGGGAACGGATGATGGTCCATACGAGAAGGATCGTACCGGCAGGGAAGGTCAGAAAATAGAATCTGCTGACCCCCATACCTCGAGAAGCCAGGGCATAAAGGAAAGCGAAGGAAACCCATACCCCCGCACCGGCTGCCACAGAAGGGATATTGATCCCGCTTTCCGGAAGGATCACATGAAGGAAGGGTAAAAGTCCTGGTACTGCGGTTATCAGTATCAGGGCAATGCAGCCGATCACCGTAAGAACCGGACTGTAATCGAAGCCCGCAAATGCGTTCTTCTCCAGACCTTTTATGAGGCCCCCTAACCCCTCGTGCCACCTGACCTGCAGGCAGCGCTCTCCGGAGACGACATACTGTTTCCCCCCGGACCTTTTGATAAGGCGACCCAGGAGAAGATCGTCCACCACCTCTCCCTTGATGGCCGAGTGGGTACCGGCTTTTTCATAGGCTGTTCGTCTGACCAGGTTGAAGGCCCCGATACCGGCAAAAAAGCTTGAACCCTGGATGGATGCTCTCCAGATCCTGAACCGGGACATAAGCAAGATGGCAAAATGTAATACAAAAACCCGTTCCCAGAAACTCTTTGTGACCATAAGGGGCGTGGCCACCAGGTGGTCTATCCCCTCACTTTTGCAAAACTGGACTGCCCGCGCCAGGCAGCCCGGCTGGAACACGACATCCGCATCGGTGAAAAGGATGAACTCCCCGGTGGTCACACTGTAACCCGCCTGCATGGCGTGGGTCTTCCCCAGCCACCCCTCGG from bacterium harbors:
- a CDS encoding glycosyltransferase family 2 protein; the encoded protein is MWWAELALEWWIAARVGLDLADLPQPSANVSLSVVVPARNEEKNIEQALGSLLKALPEGGEVLLVNDRSTDGTGVIAHRLASQDARLKVMDITKVPEGWLGKTHAMQAGYSVTTGEFILFTDADVVFQPGCLARAVQFCKSEGIDHLVATPLMVTKSFWERVFVLHFAILLMSRFRIWRASIQGSSFFAGIGAFNLVRRTAYEKAGTHSAIKGEVVDDLLLGRLIKRSGGKQYVVSGERCLQVRWHEGLGGLIKGLEKNAFAGFDYSPVLTVIGCIALILITAVPGLLPFLHVILPESGINIPSVAAGAGVWVSFAFLYALASRGMGVSRFYFLTFPAGTILLVWTIIRSLVLYYVHGGVKWRGTVYQRKEGGRK